One region of Pagrus major chromosome 7, Pma_NU_1.0 genomic DNA includes:
- the tmem82 gene encoding transmembrane protein 82 isoform X2: MFSFITSLLPTSFLPEWLTLETNPVDCLLQGLVGACAISVLCSLLRVHLFLEEESDQKDKDTSDQRTPSPKRKTKAGLPETLQFFIVTGLLAVVGSRVASLVVLEFCLRAISGWVTAGPESKKFLQQLLVQSQFTLGCALSCGLHFLHEGASQRWLCSLLAAALSWLLARQATLLLHHVMALYKLHSSQRYCGICISLLTSGRCLLPMLCRAMIITFSVAVVAAISIINKHFLSATEALRFWTPLTICYTLLVVYMQEEQHRLPGSQAVLNTVAVRLGGLMVLMLTVGRWADVLHILMCFLGEASCLIPTMDLLDAAASQGEDDYTDYVQRDRRRRPQAQEKQHHR, encoded by the exons ATGTTTTCGTTTATCACGTCGCTTCTTCCGACTTCCTTCCTACCAGAGTGGTTGACTCTAGAAACAAATCCAGTGGATTGTTTGCTTCAAG GACTGGTAGGAGCATGTGCGATCTCTGTGCTATGCTCCCTGCTGAGAGTGCACTTATTtctagaggaggagag TGATCAAAAAGATAAAGACACATCAGATCAGAGGACACCCAGTCCTAAAAGGAAAACTAAAGCTGGACTTCCTGAGACGCTCCAGTTTTTCATCGTGACTGGGCTACTGGCTGTAGTGGGCTCCCGTGTTGCCTCCCTGGTCGTGCTAGAGTTTTGTCTTCGGGCTATCTCTGGATGGGTCACAGCTGGACCA GAGTCCAAGAAatttctgcagcagctgttagTTCAAAGCCAGTTCACTCTTGGCTGTGCCCTCAGCTGTGGTTTGCACTTTCTCCATGAGGGGGCGTCCCAGCGCTGGCTATGCTCGCTCCTGGCAGCAGCCCTCAGCTGGCTCCTGGCTCGGCAGGCCACACTCCTGCTGCACCATGTCATGGCTCTGTATAAACTCCACAGCTCGCAGCGCTACTGCGGCATTTGCATCAGCCTCCTCACATCGGGCCGCTGCCTGCTGCCAATGCTGTGCAGGGCGATGATCATTACTTTCTCTGTGGCTGTGGTGGCCGCAATATCAATCATCAATAAACACTTCCTCTCTGCGACAGAGGCCCTCAGGTTCTGGACACCACTGACTATCTGCTACACACTGTTGGTTGTGTACATGCAGG AGGAGCAGCACCGTCTGCCAGGCAGCCAGGCTGTCCTGAACACAGTGGCGGTGCGTCTCGGCGGTTTGATGGTCCTGATGCTGACTGTTGGACGCTGGGCCGACGTGCTCCACATCCTAATGTGTTTCCTGGGTGAGGCCAGCTGTCTAATCCCCACTATGGATCTGCTGGATGCGGCAGCCTCACAG GGTGAAGATGATTATACAGACTACGTACAAAGGGACCGGAGACGAAGACCACAGGCACAAGAGAAGCAGCATCACAGATAG
- the tmem82 gene encoding transmembrane protein 82 isoform X1: MFSFITSLLPTSFLPEWLTLETNPVDCLLQGLVGACAISVLCSLLRVHLFLEEESDQKDKDTSDQRTPSPKRKTKAGLPETLQFFIVTGLLAVVGSRVASLVVLEFCLRAISGWVTAGPESKKFLQQLLVQSQFTLGCALSCGLHFLHEGASQRWLCSLLAAALSWLLARQATLLLHHVMALYKLHSSQRYCGICISLLTSGRCLLPMLCRAMIITFSVAVVAAISIINKHFLSATEALRFWTPLTICYTLLVVYMQEEQHRLPGSQAVLNTVAVRLGGLMVLMLTVGRWADVLHILMCFLGEASCLIPTMDLLDAAASQVSESPRKQRAGPKALSVHRDPRTGAEYQCVH, encoded by the exons ATGTTTTCGTTTATCACGTCGCTTCTTCCGACTTCCTTCCTACCAGAGTGGTTGACTCTAGAAACAAATCCAGTGGATTGTTTGCTTCAAG GACTGGTAGGAGCATGTGCGATCTCTGTGCTATGCTCCCTGCTGAGAGTGCACTTATTtctagaggaggagag TGATCAAAAAGATAAAGACACATCAGATCAGAGGACACCCAGTCCTAAAAGGAAAACTAAAGCTGGACTTCCTGAGACGCTCCAGTTTTTCATCGTGACTGGGCTACTGGCTGTAGTGGGCTCCCGTGTTGCCTCCCTGGTCGTGCTAGAGTTTTGTCTTCGGGCTATCTCTGGATGGGTCACAGCTGGACCA GAGTCCAAGAAatttctgcagcagctgttagTTCAAAGCCAGTTCACTCTTGGCTGTGCCCTCAGCTGTGGTTTGCACTTTCTCCATGAGGGGGCGTCCCAGCGCTGGCTATGCTCGCTCCTGGCAGCAGCCCTCAGCTGGCTCCTGGCTCGGCAGGCCACACTCCTGCTGCACCATGTCATGGCTCTGTATAAACTCCACAGCTCGCAGCGCTACTGCGGCATTTGCATCAGCCTCCTCACATCGGGCCGCTGCCTGCTGCCAATGCTGTGCAGGGCGATGATCATTACTTTCTCTGTGGCTGTGGTGGCCGCAATATCAATCATCAATAAACACTTCCTCTCTGCGACAGAGGCCCTCAGGTTCTGGACACCACTGACTATCTGCTACACACTGTTGGTTGTGTACATGCAGG AGGAGCAGCACCGTCTGCCAGGCAGCCAGGCTGTCCTGAACACAGTGGCGGTGCGTCTCGGCGGTTTGATGGTCCTGATGCTGACTGTTGGACGCTGGGCCGACGTGCTCCACATCCTAATGTGTTTCCTGGGTGAGGCCAGCTGTCTAATCCCCACTATGGATCTGCTGGATGCGGCAGCCTCACAGGTCAGTGAGTCTCCCCGGAAGCAGCGCGCAGGGCCAAAAGCACTTTCTGTCCATCGGGACCCCAGAACTGGGGCAGAATATCAATGTGTTCATTAG